Proteins encoded by one window of Astatotilapia calliptera chromosome 13, fAstCal1.2, whole genome shotgun sequence:
- the ccdc88ab gene encoding girdin isoform X5: MENEVFTPLLEQFMLTPLVCWVKTVGHSTVTDGTKLSEYIELVDGIYLNEIMLEINPKATVQRTNKKVNNDSTLRIQNLSILIRQIKSYYQECLQQLVMMPLPNVLILGRNPLSAQGLEEMKKLLLLLLGCAVQCEKKEEYIERIQTLDFDTKAAIASRIQEVTHNQENVVDLQWLESGEIPPEDLDSLSRNLAFHLKRLVDERDTQLETIVELTQERDCVQLSPLAPCSTQSPGDSPSMRRTESRQHLSVELADAKAKIRRLRQELEEKSEQLLDTRQELENMEVELKRLQQESYQLLSDARSARAYRDELDSLREKAIRVDKLESELSRYKERLHDIEFYKARVEELKEDNQILLETKTMLEEQLDASRTRSDKLHLLEKENLQIKSKIHDLEMERDMDRKRMKELLEENLVLEMAQKQSMDESLHLGWELEQLSKTPELTEAPQKSLGEEVNELTSSRLLKLEKDNQTLLKTVEELRAAASQDTVTKLVKANQENQKLSKKLESLESELTADRESLRSAESLSTDLMKEKALLEKTLETLRENSERQMKGLEQENKHLSQTVSSLRQRCQVGAEARVKDVEKENRILHESICETTAKLNKMEFERKQLRKELEVMKEKGERAEELEIQIQKLERENESLQKKVASLGITCEKVASLEKENSELEAEGRRLKKKLDTLKNMAFQLEALEKENTQLEQENLELRRSAESLRSAGAKAAQLEAENRELESEKSQLKRSLELLKASSKKTERLEVSYQGLDTENQRLQKALENSSKKIQQLEAELQEVESENQSLQRNLEELKISSKRLEQLEQENKALELESSQLEKDKKLLEKENKRLRQQAEIRDSKLDDSNQRITTLEKENRTMGKEMIFFRDSCTRVKDLEREKKELVKQATIDKKTLVTLREELVSEKLRTQQMTNDLEKLTHELEKIGLNKERLLHDESSDDRFKLLETKLESTLKSTLEIKEEKIAALEARLQESSNLNQQLRQELKTVKKNYEALRQREEEERMVQSSPPKVGEDPQAVSKWEKESHEATRELLKVKDRLIEVERNNATLQAEKVALRSQLKQLETQNSNLQAQIVAVQRQTASLQENNTTLQTQNAKLQVENSTLSSQSASLMAQNAQLQTQQSSVEGEREGALREKEELRATYELLLRDHEKLAALHERQAAEYEALIGKHGGLKTSHKSLEQQHRDLEDKYKQLLQRKGELEELEKNLKEQQEKMALENQTHQATADQYKLLKEENDRLNSTYRQLLKDNENLQLDHKNLKSQLNSAKLDQTKLEAEFSKLKEQYQQLDITSTKLTNQCELLSQLKGNLEEENRHLLDQIQTLMLQNRTLLEQTMESKDLFHVEQRQYIDKLNELRRQKEKLEEKIMDQYKFYDPSPPRRRGNWITLKMKKLIKPKSRDRIRSLTLTPSRSEFGDSFLMFPQDSQDSSSIGSGTNSLDDTLSHMSSRRRGQQSHAQVQGSSNAIKRLPFMRNRSKDKDKAKAIYRRSMSMNDLLQTMAMAGGPEAQWAGSSENLDGAEAGDANMTGSSRRSGQRMKELAFSTNAIDCATLTLPSSSHSRAKHRLQVKDNASCEDVAGSLDDPKSQGTLNGSLSRPHSESSGEFSLSLDQEVWSSCGSSPVQQPTSSRSSHQSPLQLRRSLDPSAAAGSAVQSQIRKTGSPGNEVLSLQQFLDEGIDPAESGSQENLTVDSPRLSTSSEHGQKERTVTKGRGILRSSSGKAAAVSADRPPRSSGQPGRPSLRKAESTRVKGSAPIRASLSSQGKATSVSERLDSASSTLPRASSVISTAEGTTRRTSIHDLLSKDNRQPVSVDAPAAAASTRAGLRSQPTPSEYHPNSTNLKGPLTTITPMPKSVSLPCNSSEDPDLSTLESFLGPSFTVESVFMDSIFSESADKNLPFLSLNPTLVSNISGPPVTNKTHPPPVPHHIRTQNQTPHSQSNGQVRSSEGVDQSCVNNPDQSLSPEERESLWYEYGCI, from the exons GAGTGTCTCCAACAGCTGGTGATGATGCCTTTACCAAATGTGCTGATACTGGGCCGGAACCCCCTCTCTG CACAAGGTCTGGAAGAGATGAAGAAACTGTTGCTGTTGCTACTAGGCTGTGCTGTCCAG TGTGAGAAGAAGGAAGAGTACATTGAGCGTATCCAGACTCTGGACTTTGACACCAAAGCTGCCATAGCATCACGTATCCAAGAG GTGACTCATAACCAAGAAAATGTAGTGGACCTGCAGTGGTTGGAAAGTGGTGAAATACCTCCAGAGGATCTGGACAGCCTCTCCAGAAACCTGGCTTTCCACCTCAAGCGCCTGGTGGATGAAAGGGACACACAGCTTGAG ACTATAGTCGAGCTTACCCAGGAGAGAGACTGTGTGCagctctctccactggctccctgttCAACCCAGTCTCCCGGTGACTCTCCCAGTATGAGGAGGACTGAGAGCCGACAGCACCTCTCTGTGGAGTTGGCTGATGCCAAGGCCAAGATAAGACGCCTTCGGCAGGAACT AGAGGAGAAGAGTGAGCAGCTTTTGGACACCAGGCAGGAGCTTGAGAACATGGAGGTCGAGCTCAAGAGACTTCAGCAAGAG AGCTATCAGCTGCTGTCAGATGCTCGGTCGGCTCGGGCCTATCGTGACGAGCTGGATTCGCTCCGAGAGAAAGCGATACGCGTGGACAAGCTGGAGAGCGAGCTGAGCCGATACAAGGAGAGACTTCATGACATCGAGTTTTACAAGGCCAGAGTTGAG GAGCTGAAGGAGGACAACCAGATTCTGCTGGAGACTAAGACGATGCTGGAGGAGCAGCTAGATGCTAGCAGGACCCGGTCCGACAAATTACATCTCCTGGAGAAGGAGAATCTACAGATCAAATCAAAGATCCACGACCTGGAGATG GAGCGGGACATGGACCGTAAGCGAATGAAGGAGCTGTTAGAGGAGAACCTTGTGCTTGAGATGGCCCAGAAACAGAGCATGGATGAATCCCTGCACCTTGGATGGGAGCTGGAACAATTATCAAAGACACCAGAGCTAACAGAAG CCCCTCAGAAGTCTCTGGGGGAGGAGGTGAATGAGCTAACGTCAAGCCGTCTGCTAAAGCTGGAGAAAGACAACCAGACCCTGCTGAAGACGGTTGAGGAACTCAGAGCAGCGGCCAGTCAGgacactgtgacaaaactgGTCAAAGCTAACCAGGAAAACCAGAAGCTGAGCAAGAAA TTGGAGTCGTTGGAGAGCGAACTGACAGCAGACAGAGAGTCGCTCCGCAGTGCCGAATCTCTCAGTACTGACCTGATGAAGGAGAAGGCTTTGCTGGAGAAGACTCTGGAAACCCTCAGAGAAAACTCAGAGAGACAG ATGAAGGGTCTCGAACAGGAGAACAAGCACCTGAGCCAAACCGTGTCGTCTCTGCGTCAGCGCTGCCAGGTGGGTGCCGAGGCCCGGGTCAAGGATGTGGAAAAAGAGAACCGCATTCTCCACGAGTCGATCTGTGAGACAACTGCCAAACTAAATAAGATGGAGTTTGAAAGGAAACAGCTGC GCAAAGAGCTTGAAGTTATgaaggagaaaggagagagagcagaagaGCTGGAAATTCAGATACAGAAGTTGGAAAGGGAAAACGAGAGCCTGCAGAAGAAAGTTGCCAGTCTTGGAATCACCTGTGAAAAG gtgGCTTCTTTGGAGAAGGAGAATAGTGAGCTTGAGGCAGAAGGCCGCCGCCTCAAGAAGAAGCTGGACACCCTGAAAAACATGGCCTTCCAGCTGGAGgctttggaaaaagaaaacactcaaCTGGAGCAGGAGAACCTGGAGCTTCGACGCTCAGCTGAGAGTCTCCGCTCGGCGGGGGCTAAGGCTGCTCAGCTGGAGGCCGAAAACAGGGAGCTGGAGAGCGAGAAGAGCCAACTGAAACGCAGTCTGGAGCTGCTCAAAGCCTCGTCTAAGAAGACTGAGAGATTAGAG GTGAGCTACCAGGGCCTAGATACTGAGAACCAGCGCCTGCAGAAGGCTTTAGAGAACAGCAGCAAGAAGATCCAGCAGTTGGAGGCAGAGCTGCAAGAGGTGGAGTCTGAGAATCAGTCCCTCCAGCGTAACCTGGAGGAGCTCAAGATCTCCAGTAAACGTCTCgagcagctggagcaggag AACAAGGCTCTGGAGTTGGAAAGCTCCCAGctagagaaagacaaaaagctCCTGGAAAAGGAGAACAAGCGACTGAGGCAGCAGGCTGAGATCCGCGACTCAAAGCTGGATGATAGCAACCAGCGCATCACTACCCTGGAGAAGGAAAATCGGACAATGGGCAAGGAGATGATCTTTTTCAGGGACTCCTGTACGAGAGTCAAGGACCTggaaagggagaaaaaggagctgGTCAAACAGGCCACGATCGATAAGAAGACCCTTGTCACGCTCAGAGAG GAGCTTGTGAGTGAGAAGCTGCGGACTCAGCAGATGACCAATGATCTTGAGAAACTGACCCATGAGTTGGAAAAGATTGGACTGAACAAAGAGAGGCTCCTGCATGACGAGAGCTCAGACGACAG GTTTAAGCTCCTGGAAACCAAACTGGAGTCGACCCTGAAATCAACTCTGGAGATCAAAGAGGAGAAAATTGCTGCACTTGAGGCAAGACTGCAGGAGTCCTCCAACCTTAACCAGCAGCTTCGCCAGGAGCTGAAAACG GTGAAGAAAAACTACGAGGCGCTCcggcagagagaggaggaggagaggatggTGCAGAGCTCGCCCCCTAAAGTGGGGGAAGACCCTCAGGCTGTCAGTAAATGGGAGAAAGAAAGCCATGAAGCAACCAGAGAACTGCTGAAAGTCAAAGACAGACTCATTGAAGTGGAGAGGAAT AATGCTACTCTGCAGGCTGAGAAGGTGGCCCTGAGGAGCCAACTCAAACAACTGGAAACCCAAAACTCCAACCTGCAGGCTCAGATAGTGGCTGTGCAGAGGCAGACGGCCTCTTTACAGGAGAACAATACAACGCTACAGACGCAGAATGCCAAACTACAG GTGGAAAACTCAACTCTGAGCTCACAGAGCGCATCCCTGATGGCCCAGAACGCCCAGCTGCAGACCCAGCAGAGCAGTGTGGAAGGAGAGCGTGAAGGAGCGCTGAGGGAGAAAGAGGAGCTGAGAGCTACCTATGAACTGCTGCTGCGCGATCACGAGAAGCTGGCAGCGCTCCACGAGAGGCAGGCAGCCGAATATGAAGCGCTGATCGGCAAGCACGGTGGGCTGAAGACCTCCCACAAGAGCCTGGAACAGCAGCACAGGGACTTGGAGGACAA GTACAAACAGCTCTTGCAGAGAAAGGGggagctggaggagctggagaagAATCTGAAGGAGCAGCAGGAAAAGATGGCCCTGGAGAATCAGACCCACCAAGCTACAGCTGACCAGTACAAACTGCTCAAAGAGGAAAATGATAG GTTGAATAGCACCTATCGTCAGCTCTTGAAGGACAATGAAAATCTCCAGCTGGACCATAAAAACCTAAAGAGCCAGTTGAACAGTGCAAAGCTGGACCAAACCAAGCTGGAGGctgagttttctaaactgaAGGAGCAGTACCAGCAGCTGGACATCACCTCCACCAAGCTAACCAACCAGTGTGAG TTGTTGAGCCAGCTGAAGGGAAACTTGGAGGAAGAGAACCGTCACCTGTTGGACCAAATCCAGACTTTGATGTTACAAAATCGCACACTGCTGGAGCAGACCATGGAGAGCAAGGACCTGTTCCACGTAGAGCAAAGACAATACAT AGATAAGCTGAATGAGCTGAGGAGGCAGAAGGAGAAGTTGGAGGAGAAGATCATGGACCAGTACAAGTTCTATGACCCTTCACCTCCACGCAG GCGCGGCAACTGGATTACTCTAAAGATGAAGAAGCTGATCAAGCCGAAGAGCCGGGACAGGATCCGGTCTCTCACACTGACTCCATCTCGAtcagagtttggagacagttttcTGATGTTTCCCCAGGACAGCCAGGACAGCTCATCCATAGGCTCGGGCACCAACTCGCTAGATGACACGCTCTCACACATGAGCAGCA GGAGGAGAGGGCAGCAGTCTCATGCCCAAGTGCAGGGTTCCTCCAATG CTATAAAAAGGTTGCCTTTCATGAGGAACAGATCCAAGGACAAAGACAAGGCCAAGGCCATCTACCGGCGCTCCATGT CTATGAATGACCTGCTTCAGACCATGGCAATGGCAGGTGGTCCTGAGGCTCAGTGGGCGGGCAGCAGTGAGAATCTAGACGGGGCTGAAGCCGGAGATGCCAACATGACGGGCAGCAGCAGGCGCAGCGGGCAGCGCATGAAGGAACTCGCCTTTTCCACCAATGCCATTGATTGTGCCACCCTCACCCTGCCTAGTTCAAGTCACAGTAGAGCCAAGCACAGGcttcaggtcaaag ACAATGCCTCCTGCGAGGATGTCGCCGGCTCATTGGATGATCCCAAGAGTCAAG GCACATTGAACGGCAGTCTGAGCAGGCCTCACAGCGAGAGCAGCGGCGAGTTCAGCCTGAGTCTGGACCAGGAGGTGTGGTCCAGCTGCGGCAGCAGCCCCGTCCAGCAGCCCACCTCCTCACGCTCCTCCCACCAGAGCcccctgcagctgcgcagaTCTCTTGACCCATCCGCCGCCGCGGGCAGCGCGGTCCAGTCCCAGATCAGGAAGACGGGATCCCCAGGGAACGAGGTGCTTTCCCTGCAGCAGTTCCTGGATGAGGGTATTGATCCTGCAGAG TCTGGCAGTCAGGAGAACCTCACTGTAGACTCTCCTCGCCTCTCCACCTCCTCTGAGCACGGCCAGAAAGAACGCACTGTCACAAAGGGCCGGGGCATACTGCGCTCGTCCAGCGGGAAGGCAGCAGCAGTCAGCGCTGACCGGCCTCCGAGGTCTTCCGGACAACCAGGACGCCCTTCCCTGCGGAAGGCCGAGAGCACACGGGTGAAAGGCTCCGCCCCAATCCGCGCCAGCCTGTCTTCACAGGGCAAAGCGACCTCTGTCTCCGAACGGCTCGATTCAGCCTCCTCCACCCTGCCCCGGGCCAGCAGTGTCATCTCCACTGCTGAAGGTACCACACGGCGTACCAGCATCCACGACCTGCTGTCCAAGGACAACCGGCAGCCCGTTTCGGTTGacgctcctgctgctgctgcttccacCAGGGCTGGGCTACGCTCGCAGCCCACACCCAGTGAGTACCACCCCAACAGCACCAACCTTAAGGGACCCCTCACCACCATCACCCCCATGCCCAAGTCAGTCAGCTTACCTTGCAATAGCTCGGAGGACCCCGACCTCTCCACCCTTGAGTCTTTCCTCGGCCCTTCCTTCACTGTAGAATCTGTATTCATGGACTCCATCTTTAGTGAGTCAGCAGACAAAAACCTCCCCTTCCTTTCTCTTAACCCCACCTTAGTCAGCAACATCAGCGGGCCTCCTGTTACAAATAAGACCCACCCTCCTCCTGTGCCGCATCACATTCGCACCCAAAACCAGACCCCCCACAGCCAATCAAACGGCCAGGTGAGATCCAGCGAGGGTGTTGATCAGAGTTGTGTAAATAATCCGGATCAGTCACTGAGCCCAGAGGAGAGGGAGTCTCTGTGGTACGAGTACGGCTGTATCTAA